The following proteins come from a genomic window of Pocillopora verrucosa isolate sample1 chromosome 6, ASM3666991v2, whole genome shotgun sequence:
- the LOC131776347 gene encoding pro-neuregulin-2, membrane-bound isoform: MGSGADREVSLLFEKAARIDKSRSDKIKASQLGQEATLKCFYDGHPPPKVIWTKGKKKLGDKCAFCVQKVENSPRLSTLRVTPFRDSDFGEYRCKARNKLGFQQIKIKLREDKSKNITQCQRDRLLAGDPRLRLEFLPKCNDDGSYHMIQCSVHLKKCWCVDQSGHKIADAYNNHDGKHCKEPKDKLVLSVIILSIAIALFLLIADVICLVTKNKGVLKKCVRFRNKHKKYGKLKLKEETKPAEIQESAEEDP, translated from the exons ATGGGGTCTGGTGCTGATAGAGAAG TCTCGCTATTGTTCGAGAAGGCTGCTCGAATCGACAAAAGCAGATCAGATAAAATTAAAGCGAGTCAACTGGGTCAAGAAGCCACGTTGAAATGTTTCTACGACGGCCATCCACCGCCTAAGGTGATTTGgacgaagggaaaaaagaagcTAGGGGATAAATGCGCTTTTTGTGTACAGAAAGTGGAGAACTCACCCAGGCTGAGTACGTTACGCGTGACACCCTTTCGTGACAGCGATTTTGGAGAGTACCGATGCAAAGCGAGAAACAAACTGGGAtttcaacaaatcaaaataaaactaagaGAGGATAAATCAAAAA ACATCACCCAGTGCCAAAGAGACCGATTGTTGGCTGGTGATCCCCGACTGAGACTAGAATTCTTGCCTAAATGCAATGATGATGGATCGTATCACATGATCCAATGTTCTGTCCACTTGAAAAAATGTTGGTGTGTCGACCAATCAGGACACAAGATCGCAGACGCTTATAACAATCACGATGGAAAGCACTGTAAGGAACCAAAAG ACAAACTGGTCTTATCAGTAATAATCCTGTCTATAGCCATTGCATTGTTTCTGCTTATTGCTGACGTCATATGTCTCGTGACGAAAAACAAGGGAGTCCTGAAAAAATGTGTACGTTTCAggaacaaacacaaaaaatatgGCAAAT tgaaattaaaagaagaaacgaaGCCCGCAGAGATTCAAGAATCTGCCGAGGAAGATCCATAA
- the LOC131776345 gene encoding homeobox protein BarH-like 2 — MFLSSNSHSNAVRQSLSSWPRFSAFRRPRGSFERRPCPKSFMIEDILRKEEPVKGGYPRQMPHWFGGPVGSGFVEPACFREEVDLSSSEPSQSKTAVICQAPKYFRAILDESRRFRRTRTVFTREQLKAMEDKFDQEKYLSTHGRNEFARQLKLTPLQVKTWFQNRRMKWKKEMLKKDPKAVTTRSKGRPKKDEF; from the exons ATGTTTCTTTCGAGTAACAGCCACTCGAACGCCGTAAGACAAAGTTTATCTTCCTGGCCACGATTTTCAGCCTTTAGAAGACCGCGTGGAAGTTTTGAAAGACGCCCATGTCCCAAAAGCTTCATGATTGAAGACATTTTAAGGAAGGAAGAGCCAGTGAAAGGAGGATACCCTCGGCAAATGC CTCACTGGTTTGGCGGTCCTGTTGGGAGCGGATTCGTAGAGCCAGCCTGCTTCCGTGAAGAAGTCGACCTCT cGTCATCTGAACCAAGCCAAAGCAAGACCGCTGTCATTTGTCAAGCGCCAAAATATTTCCGCGCCATTTTAGACGAGAGCCGTCGTTTCCGAAGGACACGCACTGTGTTCACACGCGAACAGCTCAAGGCCATGGAAGATAAGTTTGATCAGGAAAAATATCTCTCCACTCACGGCAGAAACGAATTTGCACGTCAGCTGAAACTGACGCCTCTGCAAGTCAAAACCTGGTTCCAAAATCGTCGAATGAAATGGAAGAAAGAGATGCTGAAGAAAGACCCAAAGGCAGTCACTACGCGATCAAAAGGCCGCCCGAAAAAGGACGAGTTTTGA